One Clostridium estertheticum DNA segment encodes these proteins:
- a CDS encoding sensor histidine kinase gives MSSIRTKLTSSYLVVILITVIIVEGFLMAATKKYYYKNLESNLSNQLKLSTSFYNTYLASAGVKENVANNVDVFYENISAEVQVIDLNGFVIMDSLGSIPAEKLEGKDFKVALDGKLGSIIDRQKYENEGVMTVAYPLFYNGKINGVLRFITSLKKIDEDIYALSRFFLITGGMVIILSGIVSLFISNIITKPIKKIMVGAQKMASGNFNEKININSDDELGQLAKTLNYMTEEILKSERLKNEFIASVSHELRTPLTSIKGWSIVLNSSELQDEEELKEGLEIIEQESDRLTFLVEDLLDFSKLSSAKVSIKKDFIDLKDILMNIKMQTLPRVLKENIQLNLEIEESLPKIFVDKNRIKQVLINILDNSFKFTPNGGTISIRAHLEVENIVIKIIDTGCGIPKDELPRVKEKFFKGKNANSKNGIGLSICDEIIKLHDGKLQINSVIDKGTEVCIIIPI, from the coding sequence TTGAGCTCCATAAGGACAAAGCTAACGAGTAGTTATCTAGTGGTAATACTAATTACTGTTATAATTGTAGAGGGATTTTTAATGGCAGCTACTAAAAAATACTATTACAAAAATTTAGAATCAAATCTATCAAATCAGTTAAAGTTATCTACTAGCTTTTATAATACATACTTAGCATCAGCAGGTGTGAAGGAAAATGTGGCTAATAATGTAGACGTGTTTTATGAAAATATTAGTGCTGAAGTTCAAGTTATAGACTTAAATGGATTTGTTATTATGGATTCCCTGGGCTCAATTCCAGCAGAAAAATTGGAGGGAAAGGATTTTAAAGTAGCCTTAGATGGAAAGCTTGGTAGCATAATTGATAGACAAAAATATGAAAATGAGGGGGTTATGACAGTAGCATATCCCTTGTTTTATAATGGGAAAATAAATGGGGTATTAAGGTTTATAACCTCCCTTAAGAAAATTGATGAGGATATTTATGCGCTGTCTAGGTTTTTCCTCATTACTGGTGGAATGGTTATTATACTATCAGGAATTGTAAGCCTCTTTATTTCAAATATAATAACTAAACCTATAAAAAAAATCATGGTAGGTGCGCAAAAAATGGCCAGTGGAAATTTCAATGAGAAAATCAATATAAATTCAGATGATGAATTAGGACAACTAGCAAAAACCTTAAACTATATGACAGAAGAAATATTAAAAAGTGAAAGGCTGAAGAATGAATTTATTGCCTCTGTATCACATGAACTGAGAACGCCACTTACATCTATTAAAGGATGGTCTATTGTATTAAATTCTAGCGAGTTACAAGATGAAGAAGAACTTAAAGAGGGGCTTGAAATTATAGAACAAGAATCTGATAGATTAACTTTTTTAGTTGAGGATTTGTTGGATTTCTCTAAATTATCTTCAGCAAAAGTGTCTATAAAGAAGGACTTTATTGATTTAAAAGATATTTTAATGAATATAAAAATGCAGACTTTGCCTAGAGTTTTAAAGGAAAACATTCAGCTTAATCTAGAAATAGAAGAAAGTTTACCGAAAATATTTGTGGATAAAAATAGGATAAAACAAGTACTAATAAATATTCTAGATAATTCTTTTAAATTCACACCAAATGGAGGAACTATAAGCATAAGGGCGCATTTAGAAGTTGAAAATATTGTTATAAAAATAATAGATACAGGATGCGGTATACCGAAAGATGAATTACCAAGAGTAAAAGAAAAGTTTTTCAAAGGTAAAAATGCTAATTCTAAAAACGGTATAGGACTTTCAATATGTGATGAAATTATAAAGCTTCACGATGGTAAACTCCAAATTAATAGTGTGATTGACAAGGGTACAGAGGTATGCATAATTATTCCAATATAA
- a CDS encoding phosphatase PAP2 family protein, translating into MQIEIIKFIQSMKSPFLDVFFQIVTMTGEEYFYIIAAAIIFWCVNKKFGYKLGFALLTSTIVNTVLKDLVNSARPIGVSGIRSLRIQTATGQSFPSGHTQGASTFWVSWIVQVRKRWIYIVGITVILLVAYSRMYLGVHYPIDVIGGAAIGFIWVFISNYIFDYAETTRKKWILMVMVVPMLIGMIFFKEKTYYTISGTVLGFYIGYLIESKYVQYEVRNTFAAQLIKVVFGLTILIILKSALKVILPISVGADFLRYFLIGLWITVGAPYLFKRFMGEVKQRGLL; encoded by the coding sequence ATGCAGATTGAAATCATTAAATTTATACAATCCATGAAGTCTCCATTTTTGGATGTCTTCTTTCAAATAGTTACAATGACTGGAGAAGAGTATTTTTACATTATTGCAGCTGCTATAATATTTTGGTGCGTAAATAAAAAATTTGGGTATAAACTAGGCTTTGCACTCTTGACAAGTACAATTGTAAATACCGTATTGAAGGATTTAGTAAATTCAGCAAGACCGATAGGGGTATCGGGTATAAGATCTTTGAGAATACAAACGGCTACAGGACAATCTTTTCCAAGTGGACATACTCAAGGAGCTTCCACTTTTTGGGTTTCATGGATTGTTCAAGTTAGGAAAAGGTGGATTTATATAGTCGGAATCACAGTAATCCTTTTAGTGGCATATTCTAGAATGTATCTGGGAGTGCATTACCCAATAGATGTAATTGGTGGAGCGGCAATTGGCTTTATATGGGTTTTCATCTCCAATTATATTTTTGACTATGCTGAAACAACTAGAAAAAAATGGATACTAATGGTGATGGTTGTGCCTATGCTTATTGGAATGATATTTTTTAAAGAAAAAACTTATTATACAATATCAGGAACAGTATTAGGTTTCTATATTGGATACTTAATTGAGTCAAAGTATGTTCAGTATGAGGTTAGAAATACCTTTGCAGCGCAACTAATTAAAGTGGTGTTTGGATTAACTATTCTTATAATATTAAAAAGTGCATTAAAGGTGATTTTACCTATAAGCGTGGGTGCTGATTTTTTAAGATATTTTTTAATTGGATTGTGGATTACAGTTGGAGCGCCCTACTTATTTAAAAGATTTATGGGAGAGGTTAAGCAAAGAGGATTACTATAA
- a CDS encoding transglutaminase domain-containing protein has product MKYHKSILKKLCILLLVLILETVNLPLMSVEASALQLNGSSVVAYNASVVEKIAYSAQDLNSILKEQLGQRETSFNIRYKSDTTDLKAIIETGIDGILKADDYLESCLISYKCSYSGYENDVTINFTFKFYTTKIQEDYVDSQVTAILKDIIKISMNDDQKEKVIHDYIVAHVAYDTTLTKFSAYEALKNGTTVCSGYAQLAYKMLNEVGIKTKIVVGTGNGEDHAWNLVNINNIWYHLDCTWDDPLPDKKGRVLYNYFNLNDIKISEDHIFVKLDYPLANQVYKAKLPIFNESEFVQLSKNLSNTVVMKSKEWNINFNSGINELSLKDKIFIYKEGTNSYFPIILQVSDDKKAVKIMHSTPFEVGGSYTLYISKDIIGMDGSVKLKTSVKMGFTISN; this is encoded by the coding sequence GTGAAATATCATAAGAGTATATTAAAAAAATTATGTATCTTATTATTAGTTTTAATATTAGAAACAGTGAATTTACCATTAATGTCAGTAGAGGCATCGGCACTACAGCTAAATGGCAGTTCGGTTGTAGCATATAATGCTTCAGTTGTGGAAAAAATAGCATATTCAGCACAGGATTTAAATAGTATTTTAAAAGAGCAGTTAGGGCAAAGAGAGACAAGCTTTAACATAAGGTATAAGTCAGACACAACGGATTTAAAAGCTATAATAGAAACTGGCATTGATGGAATTTTAAAAGCTGATGATTATTTAGAAAGTTGCTTAATATCATATAAATGTAGCTATAGTGGATATGAAAATGATGTTACAATAAACTTTACTTTTAAATTTTATACTACAAAAATACAAGAGGATTATGTGGACTCACAAGTAACTGCAATCCTCAAAGATATAATAAAAATTAGTATGAATGATGATCAAAAGGAAAAAGTAATTCACGATTATATTGTAGCTCATGTAGCTTATGATACTACACTTACTAAATTTAGTGCTTATGAAGCATTAAAAAATGGCACAACTGTGTGCAGTGGGTATGCACAATTAGCTTACAAAATGTTAAATGAGGTAGGTATTAAAACAAAAATAGTTGTAGGAACAGGTAATGGTGAGGATCATGCTTGGAATTTAGTAAATATCAATAATATCTGGTACCATCTTGATTGTACTTGGGATGATCCGCTGCCAGATAAAAAAGGTAGAGTGCTTTATAATTATTTTAATTTAAATGATATAAAAATTTCAGAGGATCATATATTCGTAAAATTGGATTATCCTTTAGCAAACCAGGTTTATAAAGCTAAATTACCAATATTTAATGAAAGTGAATTTGTGCAATTGAGTAAAAACCTAAGTAATACTGTGGTTATGAAAAGTAAAGAATGGAATATTAACTTTAATAGTGGAATCAATGAGTTAAGTTTAAAGGATAAGATATTCATATACAAGGAGGGAACAAACTCTTATTTCCCTATAATTCTTCAGGTATCTGATGATAAAAAAGCTGTTAAAATTATGCATAGCACACCTTTTGAAGTGGGTGGAAGTTATACCTTATATATAAGCAAAGACATTATTGGTATGGATGGAAGTGTAAAATTAAAGACTTCTGTGAAAATGGGTTTTACAATTTCAAATTAG
- a CDS encoding DUF1904 family protein, translated as MPQLKLQGVEVNDICKISIDMIQEMQELLECPKNYFTLECTSSTYIMEGEIIKTYPIVEVAWFDRGQKVQDAMAKIITKYIHSAGYKDVDVIFSILEENRYYENGKHF; from the coding sequence ATGCCACAGTTAAAATTGCAGGGTGTGGAAGTAAATGATATATGTAAAATAAGTATAGATATGATACAAGAAATGCAAGAACTTCTTGAATGCCCCAAAAATTATTTTACATTAGAATGTACTAGTTCAACGTATATCATGGAAGGTGAAATAATAAAAACATACCCTATAGTAGAGGTTGCATGGTTTGATAGAGGTCAAAAAGTTCAGGATGCCATGGCTAAAATAATTACAAAATATATTCATTCAGCAGGATATAAAGATGTAGACGTTATTTTCAGTATTTTAGAAGAAAATCGATACTATGAAAATGGGAAGCATTTTTAA